The Sporosarcina luteola genome contains a region encoding:
- a CDS encoding ATP-grasp domain-containing protein, which produces MKKCWVIYNGSLTSDKFRDQAELLRDAAIRAGVEGTLKKNYEVLMALNETLEERPDFVVFLDKDILLATFLKNAGIPVFNDPEVIETCDNKAKQYIQLAKSNIAMPETIIAPKVYPNFTIEGSGYYEKVLEKLGLPMIIKEGHGSFGMKVYLIETEEEFFAKVDELRGVDYVFQQFIATSRGRDIRVNIVGGEVVAAMYRYSETDFRANITNGGVASVIELTSEQKELAIRAAEAVGAEFAGVDLLFGENEAPLVCEVNAAAHIRNIYNVTGINVADRMISYILGKLG; this is translated from the coding sequence CCGCTATTCGAGCAGGAGTCGAGGGGACACTCAAGAAAAATTACGAAGTGCTAATGGCCTTGAATGAAACGCTGGAAGAGCGCCCTGACTTTGTCGTCTTCCTGGACAAGGATATCCTGCTTGCGACTTTTTTGAAAAATGCAGGCATTCCCGTCTTCAATGACCCTGAAGTGATTGAGACTTGTGATAATAAAGCAAAGCAATACATACAACTTGCAAAGAGCAATATTGCGATGCCCGAAACGATCATCGCTCCGAAAGTCTATCCAAATTTCACGATTGAAGGCTCGGGCTATTATGAAAAGGTGCTTGAAAAACTTGGTTTGCCAATGATTATTAAAGAAGGTCATGGTTCCTTCGGAATGAAAGTGTATTTGATTGAAACGGAAGAGGAGTTCTTTGCGAAAGTGGATGAATTGCGAGGAGTCGATTATGTGTTCCAGCAGTTTATAGCGACGAGCAGAGGACGTGATATCCGGGTGAATATCGTTGGCGGTGAAGTTGTAGCAGCGATGTACCGTTATTCCGAAACTGATTTCAGGGCGAACATTACGAATGGCGGAGTGGCGAGCGTCATTGAATTGACTTCCGAGCAAAAGGAATTGGCAATCCGGGCAGCCGAAGCGGTCGGTGCCGAATTTGCTGGGGTGGACTTGCTGTTTGGAGAAAATGAAGCCCCGCTCGTCTGTGAAGTGAATGCCGCGGCTCATATCCGCAATATATATAACGTAACAGGCATTAACGTTGCGGACAGGATGATCAGCTATATTCTTGGTAAATTGGGTTGA